From a region of the Sphingopyxis sp. YR583 genome:
- a CDS encoding ferritin-like domain-containing protein — MQSLGEAARAVLLTPDPHDKRRAARSLARAWRQGRLAHRCDTPMPDQPAWPATPELLPPNRMPKRGRGGSERGRVALLHALAHIEFVAIDLAVDLVGRFGGEFPRRFVDDWIAVAADEAMHFALLDRRLRQLGSHYGALPAHAGLWESAESTADDVLARLAIVPMVLEARGLDVTPSTVERFRAAGDETSANILSRIYNDEIRHVTAGTVWFRQKCDEMGFNVVETWHALVKSRFRGSLKPPFNDSARHDAGLTQEFYAVIAS, encoded by the coding sequence ATGCAGTCGCTGGGCGAAGCCGCGCGCGCGGTCCTGCTGACGCCGGACCCGCACGACAAGCGCCGCGCGGCGCGCAGCCTGGCACGGGCGTGGCGGCAGGGCCGACTCGCGCATCGCTGCGATACGCCGATGCCGGACCAACCCGCATGGCCGGCAACGCCAGAACTGCTCCCGCCGAACCGGATGCCGAAGCGCGGCAGGGGCGGGTCCGAGCGTGGGCGCGTCGCGTTGCTTCATGCGCTCGCGCATATCGAGTTCGTCGCGATCGACCTGGCTGTCGATCTGGTCGGGCGGTTCGGCGGCGAATTCCCGCGTCGGTTCGTCGACGACTGGATCGCCGTGGCTGCCGACGAGGCGATGCATTTCGCATTGCTCGACCGGCGACTTCGGCAGCTCGGCAGCCATTATGGCGCGCTCCCAGCGCACGCCGGATTGTGGGAATCGGCCGAATCCACCGCAGACGATGTACTGGCGCGGCTTGCGATCGTGCCAATGGTGCTCGAGGCGCGCGGACTTGACGTCACGCCGTCAACGGTCGAGCGCTTCCGTGCGGCGGGGGATGAGACGTCGGCGAATATTTTATCGCGTATTTACAACGATGAAATCCGCCATGTGACCGCTGGCACAGTCTGGTTTCGGCAAAAGTGCGATGAAATGGGATTCAACGTCGTCGAAACGTGGCACGCGCTGGTGAAGTCGCGCTTTCGGGGCAGTCTGAAGCCTCCGTTCAACGACTCGGCGCGCCACGACGCCGGTTTAACGCAAGAATTCTACGCCGTTATTGCTTCGTAA
- a CDS encoding peroxiredoxin, whose translation MTLAIGDGVPAVKLLDADGATIDLAAMKGAPLVVYFYPKADTPGCTTEAQDFTRLAPEFAHLNAQVFAVSRDAPAKLCKFRDKYGLTVRLASDEDGTACEAFGTWVEKQNYGRSYMGIERSTFLFDREGKLAKEWRKVRVKGHADAVLEAAKAL comes from the coding sequence GTGACCCTCGCAATCGGAGATGGCGTTCCCGCCGTGAAGCTGCTCGACGCCGATGGTGCTACGATCGACCTCGCCGCGATGAAGGGCGCGCCGCTGGTCGTCTATTTCTATCCCAAGGCCGACACGCCCGGCTGCACGACCGAGGCGCAGGATTTCACGCGCCTTGCGCCCGAATTCGCGCATCTGAACGCGCAGGTCTTTGCGGTATCGCGCGATGCACCGGCGAAACTCTGCAAGTTTCGTGACAAATACGGCCTCACCGTCCGCCTCGCTTCCGACGAAGATGGCACCGCCTGCGAAGCGTTCGGTACCTGGGTGGAAAAACAGAATTACGGTCGCAGCTATATGGGGATCGAACGCTCGACTTTTCTCTTCGACCGTGAAGGAAAGCTGGCGAAGGAGTGGCGCAAGGTGCGTGTGAAGGGTCATGCCGACGCCGTGCTGGAGGCCGCAAAGGCCCTTTGA
- a CDS encoding bifunctional [glutamine synthetase] adenylyltransferase/[glutamine synthetase]-adenylyl-L-tyrosine phosphorylase yields MAILDASSRQSALDRLTAHAPFLARLADLNPDDVARYLRDGTDVALAAITPPSAGDDIMRTLRQWRGRLALLLALGDLSGEHDVATTTRLLSDFADQACDAALAAAFAERVPDEEPRGLAVIALGKLGSHELNYSSDIDPILIFDPETLPRRSRDDPGEAAVRIARRMTEILSARTGDGHVLRVDLRLRPHPEVTPIVLPVDAAISYYESEALAWEQAAFIRSRASAGDRALGEQFLSAIQPFIWRRSLDFRQLKEIGAMSDRIRDHFAQGQAFGPGFDLKRGRGGIREIEFFAQVHQLIYGGRDPSLRVPATADALAALATAGRIEPEIAARLSGHYATLRRIEHRLQMIEDQQTHSLPTQETALDCVARLDGEADGAGLLAVLEPVVADVGNCYDRLVAERAVTTGLPRDEDGLAVQLAAAGFDPPDAALRTIAEWRGGKLRALRSPAALDALETMLPELVKALGAAPDPQATLTRFDKLVAGLPSAINFFHLLAAQPALARIATRILSLAPTLADALGTRVELIEGLIDQRAFDAPANKEQLAAEWGPGLAVLDYERLLDRVRDHVGERRFAYGAQLVAGATDPLVIACGYSELAEAALQVLADATVAEFVAAHGRIPNSELVVLALGRLGGRALTHASDLDLIYLFTGDHLAESDGPRPLGATTYYNRLAQRVTGAMSVPTAAGKLYDVDTRLRPQGAQGPLVVTVDSFERYQREEAWTWEHMALLRARPVYGSDAAKGEVQRIIDELLAAPRDPVKLAADAAEMREKISAHKPPQGPLDIKGGPGGLVDLEFAMQVTQLVSGQCHDPNISSALGCMKAVALVPPEVIEAHGLLARMLVMLRLTAPEGEPPTAAARQLVASQCGEPGWPQLLAAHDAVRQEIANWWASIRPAKQETKP; encoded by the coding sequence ATGGCTATCCTCGATGCTTCCAGCCGCCAGTCGGCACTCGACCGCCTGACAGCGCACGCGCCCTTCCTTGCACGGCTTGCCGATCTCAATCCCGATGACGTCGCCCGTTATCTGCGCGACGGTACGGACGTGGCATTGGCGGCCATCACGCCGCCGTCGGCGGGCGACGATATCATGCGGACGCTGCGCCAGTGGCGCGGGCGGCTGGCGCTGCTCCTTGCACTTGGCGATTTGTCGGGCGAGCATGATGTCGCGACGACGACGCGGCTCCTGTCGGATTTCGCCGATCAGGCGTGCGATGCCGCGCTCGCGGCGGCCTTTGCCGAGCGGGTGCCCGACGAGGAGCCGCGCGGGCTTGCGGTAATCGCGCTGGGCAAGCTCGGCAGCCACGAGCTCAATTACTCGTCGGACATCGACCCGATCCTGATCTTCGATCCCGAAACCCTGCCGCGCCGGTCGCGCGACGATCCCGGCGAGGCGGCGGTGCGGATCGCGCGGCGGATGACCGAAATATTGTCGGCGCGGACCGGCGATGGGCATGTGCTGCGCGTCGACCTGCGGCTGCGTCCGCATCCCGAGGTGACGCCGATCGTGCTGCCCGTCGATGCGGCGATCTCCTATTATGAATCGGAGGCGCTAGCTTGGGAGCAGGCGGCCTTCATCCGTAGCCGCGCGTCTGCGGGGGACCGCGCGCTTGGCGAACAGTTCCTGTCGGCGATCCAGCCCTTCATCTGGCGCCGCAGCCTCGATTTCCGGCAGCTCAAGGAAATCGGCGCGATGAGCGATCGGATCCGCGACCATTTCGCACAGGGGCAGGCGTTCGGGCCGGGGTTCGACCTGAAGCGCGGGCGCGGCGGCATCCGCGAGATCGAATTTTTCGCGCAGGTCCATCAACTCATCTATGGCGGGCGCGATCCTTCGCTGCGCGTGCCCGCGACGGCCGATGCGCTCGCGGCGCTTGCGACCGCAGGGCGGATCGAGCCCGAGATCGCGGCCCGCCTGTCGGGCCATTACGCGACGCTGCGCCGGATCGAGCACCGTCTGCAGATGATCGAGGACCAGCAGACGCACAGCCTGCCAACGCAGGAGACCGCACTCGACTGCGTCGCGCGGCTCGATGGCGAAGCCGATGGTGCGGGGCTGCTTGCGGTGCTCGAACCCGTCGTCGCCGACGTCGGAAATTGTTACGACCGGCTCGTCGCCGAACGCGCAGTGACGACCGGACTGCCGCGCGACGAGGATGGTCTTGCGGTGCAACTGGCCGCGGCGGGGTTCGATCCGCCCGACGCGGCGCTCCGCACGATCGCCGAATGGCGCGGTGGCAAGTTGCGTGCGCTGCGCAGCCCCGCCGCGCTCGATGCGCTTGAGACGATGCTGCCCGAGCTGGTCAAGGCGCTCGGCGCGGCACCAGATCCGCAAGCGACGCTGACGCGCTTCGACAAGCTCGTTGCCGGGCTGCCGAGCGCCATCAATTTCTTTCACCTGCTCGCGGCGCAGCCGGCACTGGCGCGGATCGCGACGCGGATCTTGTCGCTCGCGCCAACGCTCGCCGATGCGCTCGGGACGCGGGTCGAGCTGATCGAGGGGCTGATCGACCAGCGCGCTTTCGATGCGCCCGCAAATAAGGAACAGCTCGCCGCCGAATGGGGGCCGGGGCTCGCGGTGCTCGATTATGAGCGGTTGCTCGACCGCGTCCGCGACCATGTCGGTGAACGGCGCTTCGCCTATGGCGCGCAGCTTGTCGCGGGGGCGACCGATCCGCTCGTGATTGCATGCGGCTATTCCGAACTCGCCGAAGCGGCGCTGCAAGTGCTCGCCGACGCAACGGTTGCCGAATTCGTCGCGGCGCATGGCCGCATCCCAAATAGCGAACTTGTCGTGCTCGCGCTCGGGCGCCTCGGGGGCCGCGCGCTGACGCATGCGTCGGACCTTGATCTCATCTATCTTTTCACCGGCGACCATCTCGCCGAATCCGACGGGCCGCGTCCGCTCGGCGCGACCACCTATTACAACCGGCTTGCACAGCGCGTGACCGGCGCGATGTCGGTGCCGACCGCGGCGGGCAAGCTCTACGATGTCGACACGCGGCTGCGCCCGCAGGGCGCGCAGGGACCGCTTGTCGTGACGGTCGACAGCTTCGAACGGTATCAGCGCGAGGAAGCCTGGACGTGGGAGCATATGGCGCTGCTCCGCGCGCGGCCGGTCTATGGTTCCGACGCAGCAAAGGGCGAGGTGCAGCGCATTATCGACGAATTGCTCGCCGCCCCGCGCGATCCTGTGAAGCTCGCGGCCGACGCTGCCGAAATGCGCGAGAAGATTTCGGCGCACAAGCCGCCACAGGGGCCGCTCGACATCAAGGGCGGACCCGGCGGGCTCGTCGACCTCGAATTCGCGATGCAGGTGACGCAGCTCGTCAGCGGGCAATGCCATGACCCGAATATTTCGTCGGCGCTTGGCTGCATGAAGGCGGTAGCGCTCGTTCCGCCCGAAGTGATCGAGGCGCACGGCCTGCTTGCGCGGATGCTGGTGATGCTGCGCCTGACCGCACCCGAAGGCGAACCGCCGACCGCCGCCGCGCGCCAGCTCGTCGCGAGCCAGTGCGGTGAGCCCGGCTGGCCGCAACTGCTTGCCGCGCACGACGCCGTGCGGCAGGAGATCGCGAATTGGTGGGCATCGATTCGCCCCGCAAAGCAGGAGACAAAGCCGTGA
- a CDS encoding response regulator, which translates to MSLGQSVAPHLPYLRRYGRSISGSQPSGDALVARLLETLVANPGAVDVGADLRIQLYRMVHDNFGLMTEQAAGGEAPSSDIAIADARLRRIPSLARQALLLTAVEGFSVEDTGRIIGRDAEAVRGLIADATDEIDRQTRARILIIEDEPIIAMDIEMIVRELGHDVVGVATTHREAVDEAQKHQPGLVLADIQLADNSSGIEAVQEILTDLKVPVIFITAFPERLLTGDRPEPAFLLTKPYQPATLRAAISQVLFFDESTIPA; encoded by the coding sequence ATGTCATTGGGTCAGTCGGTTGCGCCGCATCTTCCCTATCTGCGGCGGTATGGCCGATCCATCTCTGGTAGCCAGCCAAGCGGTGACGCGTTGGTCGCGCGGTTGCTCGAGACATTGGTCGCGAACCCCGGCGCAGTCGATGTCGGCGCCGACCTCCGCATCCAGCTGTACCGGATGGTCCACGACAATTTCGGCCTGATGACCGAGCAGGCGGCGGGTGGCGAAGCACCGTCGAGCGACATCGCGATCGCCGACGCCCGCCTGCGCCGCATTCCGTCGCTCGCGCGGCAGGCTTTGCTTCTTACCGCCGTCGAGGGTTTTAGCGTCGAAGATACCGGCCGCATCATAGGCCGCGATGCCGAGGCGGTGCGCGGCCTGATCGCCGATGCAACCGACGAGATCGATCGCCAGACCCGCGCACGCATTTTGATCATCGAGGATGAACCGATCATCGCGATGGATATCGAAATGATTGTTCGCGAACTGGGCCACGATGTCGTCGGCGTCGCGACGACGCACCGCGAAGCGGTCGACGAGGCGCAGAAGCACCAGCCCGGCCTTGTGCTCGCCGATATTCAGCTCGCCGACAACAGTTCGGGAATCGAGGCGGTGCAGGAAATTCTGACCGACCTCAAGGTGCCGGTCATCTTCATCACCGCTTTTCCCGAACGGTTGCTGACCGGCGACCGGCCGGAGCCCGCATTCCTGCTCACCAAGCCGTACCAGCCCGCGACGTTGCGCGCCGCCATTTCGCAGGTGCTGTTCTTCGACGAAAGCACGATCCCGGCCTGA
- a CDS encoding NepR family anti-sigma factor, whose protein sequence is MSSKTGSPRSETSGKDADKKPSAKGQDVNGALRRAYESTVDEDIPQSLLDLLGKLD, encoded by the coding sequence ATGTCGTCTAAAACCGGTTCGCCGCGCAGCGAGACCTCCGGAAAGGACGCGGATAAAAAACCTTCCGCCAAGGGGCAGGACGTCAACGGCGCCCTGCGCCGCGCGTATGAATCCACCGTCGACGAAGATATTCCCCAGTCGCTGCTCGATCTGCTCGGCAAGCTCGACTGA
- the tgt gene encoding tRNA guanosine(34) transglycosylase Tgt, with the protein MSDRFTFSIAATDGAARTGTIRMQRGEIRTPAFMPVGTAATVKAMRPAEVRGTGADIILGNTYHLMLRPTAERMARLGGLHKFMGWDRPILTDSGGYQVMSLSALTKQSEEGVAFKSHLDGSRHMLTPERSMEIQRLLGSDIVMAFDECPPNGVDAKRAEASMERSMRWAARSRAGFDSGEEHASRSALFGIQQGSLDEKLRARSAAALTDIGFDGYAIGGLAVGEGQEAMFGVLDYAPAQLPADRPRYLMGVGKPDDLVGAVARGVDMFDCVLPTRSGRNGQAFTRDGPINIRNAKFSEDQGPLDADCRCPVCTTWSRAYLHHLVRSNEMLGAMLMTQHNLHYYQDLMQDMRVAIGAGAFAAFQSDFNARYKRESKGS; encoded by the coding sequence ATGAGCGACAGATTCACCTTTTCCATCGCCGCGACCGACGGCGCGGCGCGCACGGGAACGATCCGGATGCAGCGTGGAGAAATCCGCACGCCGGCCTTCATGCCTGTCGGCACCGCCGCAACGGTGAAAGCGATGCGCCCCGCCGAAGTGCGAGGGACGGGCGCCGACATCATCCTTGGCAACACCTATCATCTGATGCTGCGACCGACCGCCGAGCGCATGGCGCGGCTTGGCGGGCTCCATAAATTCATGGGCTGGGATCGACCGATCCTGACCGACAGCGGCGGTTATCAGGTTATGAGCCTGTCTGCGCTGACCAAACAGAGCGAGGAAGGCGTCGCGTTCAAAAGCCACCTCGACGGATCGCGCCACATGCTGACGCCCGAACGCTCGATGGAGATCCAGCGCCTGCTCGGCAGCGACATCGTGATGGCGTTCGACGAATGCCCGCCGAATGGTGTCGACGCCAAGCGCGCCGAGGCGAGCATGGAGCGGTCGATGCGCTGGGCGGCGCGCAGCCGCGCGGGCTTCGATTCCGGGGAGGAACATGCCTCGCGCTCTGCGCTGTTCGGCATACAGCAGGGCTCGCTCGACGAGAAGCTGCGCGCGCGTTCGGCGGCGGCGCTGACCGACATCGGGTTCGACGGCTATGCGATCGGCGGACTTGCCGTTGGCGAAGGGCAGGAAGCGATGTTCGGGGTGCTCGACTATGCGCCCGCGCAGCTGCCCGCCGACAGGCCGCGCTATCTGATGGGCGTGGGCAAACCCGATGACCTTGTTGGCGCGGTCGCGCGCGGCGTCGATATGTTCGATTGCGTGTTGCCGACGCGGTCGGGGCGCAATGGTCAGGCGTTCACCCGCGATGGACCGATCAATATTCGCAACGCCAAATTCTCCGAAGACCAGGGGCCGCTCGATGCCGATTGCCGCTGCCCGGTATGCACCACCTGGTCGCGCGCCTATCTGCACCATCTCGTCCGCTCGAACGAAATGCTGGGCGCGATGCTGATGACGCAGCATAATCTGCATTATTATCAGGATCTGATGCAGGATATGCGCGTGGCAATCGGCGCGGGTGCGTTCGCCGCGTTCCAGAGCGATTTCAACGCGCGCTACAAGCGCGAGTCAAAGGGAAGCTGA
- a CDS encoding hemerythrin domain-containing protein, producing MTETKIFARLKADHDRHRELLDRIDATQGDSDERRYLFETFRVEVTAHAASEEMSLYATMLANPDLRDEAQHSVAEHKEIEDFLTELYEMDFSSTGWLTRFRTMKERYLHHIDEEEEEMFPEAEKGLSDAKKRELIKIFEKQKPKEKAKAAEEEPSSEHAKA from the coding sequence ATGACCGAGACCAAAATCTTTGCGCGACTGAAGGCCGATCACGACCGGCACCGCGAGCTTCTCGACCGGATCGACGCGACCCAAGGCGATAGCGACGAGCGCCGTTACCTGTTCGAGACGTTTCGCGTCGAGGTGACTGCGCATGCCGCGTCCGAAGAGATGTCGCTCTATGCGACAATGCTCGCCAATCCCGATTTGCGCGACGAGGCGCAGCATAGCGTTGCCGAGCATAAGGAAATCGAGGATTTCCTGACCGAGCTGTACGAGATGGATTTTTCCTCGACCGGCTGGCTCACGCGATTCCGCACGATGAAGGAACGCTACCTCCACCATATCGACGAGGAGGAGGAAGAGATGTTCCCCGAGGCTGAAAAGGGACTGTCGGACGCGAAGAAACGCGAGCTCATCAAGATATTCGAAAAGCAGAAGCCGAAGGAAAAGGCGAAGGCGGCAGAGGAGGAGCCGTCGAGCGAGCATGCCAAGGCCTGA